A single genomic interval of Candidatus Bipolaricaulis anaerobius harbors:
- a CDS encoding YifB family Mg chelatase-like AAA ATPase, with protein MFAQVLSAAPYGIEARLIEVQCDVSPGLPGFAIVGLPEKEVSEARERVRSAIRNAGLSFPQLRITANLAPADLRKEGAGFDLALAVALLVATGQVRPEATADTVFLGELALDGSLRPVRGTLAMALAAHEAGIGRAVVAAPSAAEAALVDGLAVHPVASLGETVGFLRGEHTIPPAPRTVPAEEPPDWIDLSFVRGQEHARRALEIAAAGAHHILMVGPPGAGKSLLAQCLPGILPPLTFDEALEVSRIYSVAGLLPPGRPLLCWRPFRSPHHTVSYAGMVGGGHGIPSPGEITLAHHGVLFLDELPEFDRKVLEALRQPLEERRITVVRAGTSITFPASFMLVGAMNPCPCGHLGDPLRPCRCRPHEVVAYRKRLSGPFLDRVDLFVQVPRLTRDELLADGGGEPSEAVRKRVAAAREVQQRRFAGSTRTNAEIGPREVRRLCRIGPEAKALLSRAVDHFALTGRGYVRTLKVALTIADLAGSATIEPEHVAEALQYRAFPEEATA; from the coding sequence ATGTTCGCCCAGGTCCTTAGCGCTGCCCCGTACGGGATCGAGGCGCGGCTGATCGAGGTCCAGTGCGATGTCAGCCCCGGCCTCCCCGGGTTCGCGATCGTCGGGCTCCCCGAGAAGGAGGTCTCGGAGGCGCGGGAACGGGTCCGGTCCGCAATCCGCAACGCGGGCCTCTCCTTCCCCCAGCTCCGGATCACGGCCAACCTCGCCCCGGCCGACCTCCGCAAGGAGGGGGCGGGGTTCGACCTCGCCTTGGCGGTGGCCCTCCTCGTCGCCACCGGCCAGGTGCGCCCGGAGGCGACCGCGGACACGGTCTTCTTGGGCGAGCTCGCGCTCGATGGGAGCCTGCGGCCGGTGCGGGGGACGCTGGCGATGGCCCTCGCCGCGCACGAGGCGGGGATCGGGCGGGCGGTCGTGGCGGCCCCCTCGGCGGCGGAGGCAGCGCTCGTGGACGGACTCGCCGTACATCCGGTGGCGTCCCTCGGCGAGACGGTCGGGTTCCTGCGCGGGGAGCACACGATCCCTCCCGCCCCGCGGACGGTCCCCGCGGAGGAACCGCCGGACTGGATTGACCTCTCCTTCGTGAGGGGCCAGGAACATGCCCGCCGGGCGCTCGAGATCGCCGCGGCCGGGGCACACCACATCCTGATGGTCGGCCCGCCGGGGGCGGGGAAGTCCCTCCTCGCCCAGTGCCTACCGGGGATCCTCCCCCCGCTCACCTTCGACGAAGCGCTGGAGGTGTCGCGCATCTACTCCGTGGCCGGCCTTCTGCCCCCCGGGCGGCCGCTCCTCTGCTGGCGCCCGTTCCGGTCCCCCCATCACACCGTGTCCTACGCGGGGATGGTGGGAGGTGGCCACGGGATCCCCAGTCCCGGCGAGATCACGCTCGCCCACCACGGGGTCCTGTTCCTGGATGAGCTGCCGGAGTTCGATCGCAAGGTGCTGGAGGCGCTGCGGCAGCCGTTGGAGGAGCGCCGGATCACGGTCGTCCGCGCCGGGACGTCGATCACGTTCCCGGCGTCGTTCATGCTCGTCGGGGCGATGAACCCCTGCCCATGCGGGCACCTCGGCGACCCGCTCCGCCCCTGCCGGTGCCGGCCCCACGAGGTGGTGGCCTACCGCAAGCGCCTGTCCGGGCCGTTCCTCGATCGGGTGGACCTGTTCGTCCAGGTGCCCCGCCTCACCCGGGATGAACTCCTCGCCGACGGGGGAGGGGAGCCATCGGAGGCGGTGCGGAAGCGGGTGGCCGCGGCGCGCGAGGTCCAGCAACGACGGTTCGCTGGTTCGACCCGCACGAACGCCGAGATCGGGCCGCGGGAGGTGCGGCGGCTGTGCCGGATCGGGCCGGAGGCGAAGGCCCTCCTCAGCCGGGCGGTGGACCACTTTGCCCTCACCGGACGAGGCTACGTCCGCACCCTCAAGGTCGCCCTCACAATTGCGGATCTCGCCGGCTCCGCTACCATCGAGCCCGAACACGTGGCGGAAGCCTTGCAGTACCGAGCGTTTCCAGAGGAGGCAACAGCGTGA
- a CDS encoding YraN family protein, with translation MDGKRAEEIACQHLRSQGMRVVARNWRWRGGEVDIIARDGPTVVFVEVKARADDAHGTPEEAVTRGKRDRLWRTALAFLGGEPEVPVRFDVVAIGPHGLHHIRDAFREEDVRPGP, from the coding sequence ATGGACGGCAAACGAGCGGAGGAGATCGCCTGCCAGCACCTGCGGTCCCAAGGGATGCGGGTCGTCGCCCGCAACTGGCGCTGGCGGGGCGGGGAAGTGGACATCATCGCCCGGGACGGCCCCACGGTCGTGTTCGTGGAGGTGAAAGCCCGTGCCGATGACGCGCACGGGACTCCGGAAGAGGCGGTCACCCGCGGCAAGCGCGATCGGCTGTGGCGGACGGCCCTCGCCTTCCTCGGGGGGGAGCCCGAGGTCCCGGTGCGGTTCGACGTGGTGGCGATAGGGCCCCACGGCCTGCACCACATCCGCGATGCGTTCCGGGAGGAGGATGTTCGCCCAGGTCCTTAG
- the rpsO gene encoding 30S ribosomal protein S15 — protein sequence MALSKETKQETIRKFAKNPTDTGSAEVQVALLTARINQLTEHLQVHRKDFHSRRGLHKIVGQRRRLLQYLRRTDPRRYAQLIQELNIRGV from the coding sequence GTGGCGCTTTCGAAGGAAACGAAACAAGAGACGATCAGGAAGTTCGCGAAGAATCCGACGGATACAGGTTCGGCCGAGGTTCAGGTTGCGCTCCTCACGGCGCGCATCAACCAGCTCACCGAGCACCTGCAGGTCCACCGCAAGGATTTCCATTCCCGCCGCGGGTTGCACAAGATCGTGGGACAGCGCCGGCGGCTGCTTCAGTACCTGCGTCGCACCGACCCCCGTCGGTACGCGCAGCTCATCCAGGAACTCAACATTCGAGGTGTGTGA
- a CDS encoding SDR family NAD(P)-dependent oxidoreductase yields the protein MDAGLQDQVVLVTGASGGIGGAAARLFDREGAHLVLHGHQNLAALTALQGELVGESLVVSADLTEEEGVEHLFRKALDRFRKVDILIANAGIWPPAEEPIHRMSLDRWQQTIATDLTSVFLCARAFFRVLERTKPEAAALVIVGSTAAVFGEEGHADYAAAKAGITYGLTRSLKNEIVRIVPRGRVNAVCPGWARTSMSAAGLSDPAHVARVLQTRALLRIAQPEDIAHAILFLSSDRLAGHITGEVLTVAGGMEGRLLHLPEEIDPRRA from the coding sequence ATGGACGCCGGCCTTCAGGACCAGGTCGTCCTCGTCACCGGCGCCTCAGGGGGGATCGGGGGCGCAGCGGCCCGCCTGTTCGACCGTGAAGGGGCCCACCTCGTCCTCCACGGCCACCAGAACCTCGCGGCCCTGACCGCGCTCCAGGGGGAGCTCGTCGGGGAGAGCCTCGTCGTGTCCGCCGATCTGACCGAAGAAGAGGGGGTCGAGCACCTGTTCCGCAAGGCCCTCGATCGGTTCCGGAAGGTGGATATCCTCATCGCCAACGCTGGGATCTGGCCCCCGGCCGAGGAGCCGATCCACAGGATGAGCCTTGACCGGTGGCAGCAGACGATCGCCACCGACCTCACCTCCGTCTTCCTCTGTGCGCGCGCGTTTTTCCGCGTCCTGGAGCGGACGAAGCCGGAGGCAGCGGCCCTCGTGATCGTGGGGTCCACGGCCGCCGTGTTCGGGGAGGAGGGGCACGCCGACTACGCGGCCGCCAAGGCCGGGATCACCTACGGGCTCACGCGGTCGCTCAAGAACGAGATCGTGAGGATCGTCCCCCGCGGGCGGGTGAACGCGGTGTGCCCGGGGTGGGCGAGGACCTCCATGTCCGCGGCCGGGCTCTCCGACCCCGCCCACGTGGCGCGGGTCCTCCAGACGCGGGCCCTCCTGCGGATTGCCCAGCCGGAGGACATCGCCCACGCGATCCTGTTCCTCTCCTCGGATCGGCTGGCGGGGCACATCACGGGCGAGGTCCTCACCGTGGCCGGGGGGATGGAGGGGCGCCTCCTCCATCTCCCGGAGGAGATCGATCCGCGTCGGGCGTGA
- the pnp gene encoding polyribonucleotide nucleotidyltransferase: MESGTIARQADAAVLATWGDTKVLVTVVCQPTTQELDYFPLRVDFEERFYAGGKIPGGFFKREGRPSDDAVLAARLIDRPIRPLFPDGYREEVHIVATVLSAERDAPPDVVGLLGASAALMISPAPFAGPVAAVRLGMDEERIVVHPTDDVREGGRMDIVVAGTRSTVTMVEGHLREVADEQVVEAIEAAHAVIRELIAFQEKFVAQHTIAKRTAAVPTAEILDVRGKVRELVWPRLPELRAAPTKLARERMAQTLATEAAAAVTAGYPEEKQAMIAALVTQLFDDVYREFVRQAILDRGERMDGRRLNEIRPISIQVGLLPRVHGSALFTRGETQSLGTCTLGATRRDAQIVDLMMEEGLKRFMVHYNFPPYATGEAGRIGSPSRRAIGHGRLAEGALLAVLPSEDDFPYIIRVVSEITESNGSSSMASVCSGSLAMMDAGVPLKRPVAGVAMGLVGDEATGKYVILTDILGLEDHYGDMDFKVAGTREGVTAFQLDVKTGGITPDLMRQAMAQARQARLAILDQMDAVLPKPRPSLSPYAPCLDVVKVNPEKIGAIIGPGGRVIRKLQEDTGTEIDIEDDGTVKIVGDSADAVGLARQAIEELTAEVEVGMTFHAKVVRTAPFGAFVELRPGVDALVHISNLSDGYVKKVEDVVRVGDEILVEVIETDENGRIRCKVVQEKPQLKVGDIISGQVTNVVDYGVFVEIAPGVRGLVHKSRLGTQAEPAEVAKKGDRMLVEIMEIEEQGRYKLRRVVPTEPSAPSA, translated from the coding sequence TTGGAGAGCGGGACCATTGCCCGGCAGGCCGATGCCGCGGTCCTCGCGACGTGGGGCGACACGAAGGTCCTCGTGACGGTGGTCTGCCAGCCGACGACCCAGGAGCTCGATTACTTCCCGCTCCGGGTGGATTTCGAGGAGAGGTTCTACGCGGGGGGGAAGATCCCCGGCGGGTTCTTCAAGCGGGAGGGGAGGCCCTCCGACGACGCCGTGCTCGCGGCGCGCCTCATCGACCGCCCGATTCGCCCCTTGTTCCCCGATGGATACCGGGAGGAGGTTCACATTGTGGCCACCGTCCTCTCGGCGGAGAGGGATGCGCCACCGGACGTGGTAGGGCTCCTCGGCGCCTCGGCGGCGCTCATGATCTCCCCCGCCCCGTTTGCCGGGCCGGTGGCCGCGGTGCGGTTGGGGATGGACGAGGAGAGGATCGTCGTCCACCCGACCGATGATGTTCGCGAGGGAGGGCGGATGGACATCGTCGTTGCTGGGACCCGGTCCACAGTGACGATGGTGGAAGGCCACCTGCGGGAGGTTGCGGACGAGCAGGTGGTGGAGGCGATCGAGGCCGCCCACGCGGTCATCCGGGAATTGATCGCGTTCCAGGAGAAGTTCGTTGCCCAGCACACGATCGCCAAGAGGACGGCGGCGGTGCCCACCGCCGAGATCCTGGACGTGCGCGGCAAGGTGAGGGAGCTCGTGTGGCCCCGCCTGCCCGAGCTGCGGGCTGCTCCCACCAAGCTTGCGCGGGAGAGGATGGCGCAGACGCTCGCCACCGAGGCCGCGGCAGCGGTGACCGCCGGGTACCCGGAGGAGAAGCAGGCCATGATCGCTGCCCTCGTCACCCAGCTCTTCGACGACGTGTACCGGGAGTTCGTCCGTCAGGCGATCCTCGACCGGGGGGAGCGGATGGATGGGCGGCGACTCAATGAGATCCGGCCCATCTCGATTCAGGTTGGGCTTCTCCCCCGCGTCCACGGATCGGCCCTGTTCACGCGTGGGGAGACCCAGTCCCTCGGCACGTGCACCCTCGGGGCGACGCGCCGCGATGCCCAGATCGTGGACCTGATGATGGAGGAGGGATTGAAACGGTTCATGGTCCACTACAACTTCCCTCCCTATGCCACGGGCGAAGCAGGGCGGATCGGCTCCCCCTCCCGCCGCGCGATCGGCCACGGCCGGCTCGCGGAGGGAGCGCTATTGGCGGTGCTCCCCTCGGAAGATGATTTCCCCTACATCATCCGCGTCGTGTCGGAGATCACGGAATCGAACGGGTCCTCGTCCATGGCCTCCGTGTGTTCGGGGAGCCTCGCGATGATGGACGCCGGGGTCCCCCTCAAGCGGCCGGTGGCGGGGGTGGCGATGGGGCTCGTCGGCGATGAGGCGACGGGCAAGTATGTCATCCTCACCGATATCCTCGGCCTGGAGGACCACTACGGGGACATGGACTTCAAGGTCGCGGGGACCAGGGAGGGCGTGACCGCGTTCCAGCTCGACGTGAAGACGGGCGGCATCACGCCCGATCTCATGCGGCAGGCGATGGCCCAGGCCCGCCAGGCGCGGTTGGCGATCCTCGACCAGATGGACGCCGTCCTCCCCAAGCCGCGGCCGTCCCTCTCCCCCTATGCCCCGTGTCTCGACGTGGTGAAGGTCAATCCCGAGAAGATCGGGGCGATCATCGGCCCCGGGGGGCGGGTCATCCGCAAGCTCCAGGAGGACACGGGCACGGAGATCGACATCGAGGACGACGGCACGGTGAAGATCGTGGGCGATTCCGCCGATGCGGTGGGCCTCGCCCGGCAGGCGATCGAGGAGCTCACGGCGGAGGTTGAGGTGGGGATGACCTTCCACGCCAAGGTCGTGCGCACTGCCCCGTTCGGGGCGTTCGTCGAGCTGCGGCCGGGGGTGGACGCCCTCGTCCACATCTCGAACCTGTCCGATGGCTACGTGAAGAAGGTTGAGGACGTGGTCCGGGTTGGCGACGAGATCCTGGTCGAGGTGATCGAAACCGACGAGAATGGGCGGATCCGCTGCAAGGTTGTCCAGGAGAAGCCGCAGCTCAAGGTGGGGGACATCATCTCTGGCCAGGTCACGAACGTCGTGGACTACGGGGTGTTCGTGGAGATCGCCCCCGGCGTGCGTGGGCTCGTCCACAAGTCGCGCCTCGGGACGCAGGCCGAGCCGGCTGAAGTGGCGAAGAAGGGCGACCGGATGCTCGTGGAGATCATGGAGATCGAGGAACAGGGCCGGTACAAGCTGCGGCGGGTAGTGCCCACCGAGCCCTCCGCACCCAGCGCATGA
- a CDS encoding aminopeptidase, which yields MTDPRVEAMAKVLIGYSLEVTGGDLVQIQGSPEGTPLLLSLYEEVLARGGHPWVQLGLDEVDEVLYTRASEAQLDFVPKFVAEMVEEIQASVSVWTETNTKRLTGADPARQARRGKALRPLSERFLERAAAKELRWTTTLYPTHAFAQDAEMSLREFTEFAFKACLVGEEDPIGAWREISRRQQAIIAWLEPRKEIHVLGPDTDLHLTVGGRTWINCDGHENFPDGEIFTGPIEDSVNGSIRFTYPACSYGREVEDVSLEFKGGRVVKATAGKNEEFLLAVLDTDRGARYVGEFAFGTNPGIQRFTKNTLFDEKIGGTVHLALGKGYPESGSRNSSAIHWDMVCDLRQGGEVHVDGAPFVRDGAFLV from the coding sequence GTGACCGATCCCCGCGTGGAGGCGATGGCGAAGGTCCTCATCGGGTACTCGCTAGAGGTGACGGGGGGCGACCTCGTCCAGATCCAGGGGAGCCCGGAGGGGACCCCGCTCCTCCTCTCCCTCTACGAGGAGGTGCTCGCTCGCGGCGGGCACCCTTGGGTTCAGCTCGGGCTCGACGAGGTGGATGAGGTGCTCTACACGAGGGCGAGCGAGGCCCAGCTCGACTTCGTTCCGAAGTTCGTGGCGGAGATGGTCGAGGAGATCCAGGCCTCGGTCTCGGTGTGGACGGAGACGAACACGAAGCGCCTCACCGGCGCTGATCCGGCCCGCCAGGCCCGGCGGGGGAAGGCGCTGCGCCCCTTGTCCGAGCGGTTCCTCGAGCGGGCTGCCGCTAAGGAACTGCGGTGGACGACGACCCTCTACCCCACCCATGCCTTCGCCCAGGATGCGGAGATGTCGTTGCGGGAGTTTACGGAGTTTGCCTTCAAGGCCTGCCTCGTCGGGGAGGAAGACCCGATCGGTGCGTGGAGGGAGATCTCCCGCCGGCAGCAGGCCATCATCGCCTGGCTTGAGCCGCGGAAGGAGATCCACGTTCTGGGCCCAGATACGGACCTTCACCTGACGGTTGGGGGGCGGACGTGGATCAACTGCGATGGCCATGAAAACTTCCCCGACGGGGAGATCTTCACTGGCCCGATCGAGGACAGCGTGAATGGCTCCATCCGGTTCACGTACCCGGCGTGCAGCTATGGCCGCGAGGTGGAGGATGTCTCCCTCGAGTTCAAGGGAGGCCGGGTGGTGAAGGCGACGGCGGGGAAGAATGAAGAGTTCCTCCTCGCGGTGCTCGACACAGATCGCGGGGCCCGTTACGTGGGAGAGTTCGCGTTTGGCACGAACCCGGGGATCCAGCGGTTCACGAAGAACACGCTGTTCGATGAGAAGATCGGGGGCACGGTCCACCTCGCGCTCGGGAAGGGGTACCCCGAATCGGGGAGCAGGAACAGCTCCGCGATCCACTGGGATATGGTGTGCGACCTGCGGCAGGGCGGGGAGGTCCACGTGGATGGGGCCCCGTTTGTGAGGGACGGGGCCTTCCTCGTCTAG
- the coaD gene encoding pantetheine-phosphate adenylyltransferase produces MRTALYPGSFDPITYGHLDVLKRAKRLFDELIVAVVENPRKTSLFTAEERRELVAASLVEEGVCGVRVVTYSGLLIECARELGAVAVVRGLRATSDFDYEFQFALTNRDLASDIETVFLMTAGQYSFLSSSLVKEIGQYGGDVAKFVPACVAKALAAKFGTKRRSKGAR; encoded by the coding sequence ATGCGCACCGCGCTCTACCCGGGGAGCTTCGATCCGATCACCTACGGTCACCTCGATGTCCTGAAGCGGGCGAAGCGCCTGTTTGACGAGCTCATCGTGGCGGTGGTGGAGAACCCGCGAAAGACCTCGCTCTTCACGGCCGAGGAGCGGCGGGAGCTCGTCGCCGCTTCCCTCGTCGAAGAGGGGGTCTGTGGCGTGCGCGTCGTGACCTACTCCGGGCTCCTCATCGAGTGCGCGAGGGAGCTGGGGGCGGTGGCGGTGGTGCGGGGGCTGCGGGCGACCTCCGACTTCGACTATGAATTCCAGTTCGCCCTCACGAACCGCGACCTCGCGAGCGACATCGAAACCGTGTTCCTGATGACCGCGGGACAGTACTCGTTCCTCTCCTCGTCGCTCGTGAAGGAGATCGGCCAGTACGGGGGCGATGTGGCGAAGTTCGTCCCCGCGTGCGTGGCCAAGGCATTGGCCGCGAAGTTTGGGACGAAGCGGAGATCCAAGGGGGCGAGGTGA
- a CDS encoding amidohydrolase, with the protein MSILVRGTAVVQRAEDGVVPHADVVIEGRRYEAILPSGGATEEFDRVVDGEGCLLVPGLVNAHTHLAMALFRGLARDLPLDRWLANEIWPRERKLTAKDVYWGSLLGLAEMIRGGTTAFADMYFFMDEVGRAVEEAGLRALLSYGIIAPTPERIEPELKRAEELVRTWEGAADGRIRTAFSPHAPLTCSADGWRRAAALARENRVPIHTHLAETEQEVERIRAETKHSPAEWLEELGVFSIPVIAAHCVHLSEKDIEILAAHGATAVHCPTSNLKLAAGIAPVQEMLRGGVNVALGTDGAASAGDLNMIEEMRLAALLAKHRARDPGALPPGEALRCATTRGAIALGLGKELGTIEPGRRADGVLVRMNGLHVCPGYDPLADLVYAAQGLDVEAVFVDGRPLLLKGEIQTLDVDEIKGRCRQLARRFR; encoded by the coding sequence GTGAGCATCCTCGTCCGCGGCACGGCGGTCGTGCAGCGTGCGGAAGACGGCGTCGTCCCGCACGCCGACGTGGTGATCGAGGGCCGCCGGTACGAGGCGATCCTCCCCTCCGGGGGGGCCACGGAGGAGTTCGACCGCGTGGTGGACGGCGAGGGATGCCTCCTCGTCCCCGGTCTCGTCAACGCCCACACCCACCTCGCGATGGCCCTGTTCCGCGGGTTGGCGCGCGACCTCCCCCTCGACCGGTGGCTGGCAAACGAGATCTGGCCTCGGGAACGAAAGCTCACCGCCAAGGACGTGTACTGGGGTTCGCTCCTCGGGCTGGCGGAGATGATCCGGGGTGGGACCACGGCGTTCGCGGACATGTACTTCTTCATGGACGAGGTGGGCCGGGCGGTGGAGGAGGCTGGGCTGCGCGCCCTCCTCTCCTACGGGATCATCGCCCCGACCCCGGAGCGGATCGAGCCCGAGCTGAAGAGAGCGGAGGAGCTCGTCCGGACATGGGAAGGAGCGGCGGATGGTCGGATCCGCACAGCGTTTTCCCCCCACGCCCCTCTGACCTGTTCCGCCGATGGATGGCGCCGCGCCGCGGCACTGGCCCGCGAGAATCGGGTCCCGATCCACACCCATCTTGCGGAGACGGAACAGGAGGTCGAGCGGATCCGCGCTGAGACGAAGCACTCGCCCGCTGAATGGCTGGAGGAGCTGGGCGTGTTCTCCATCCCCGTCATCGCGGCTCATTGCGTCCACCTCTCGGAGAAGGACATCGAGATCCTCGCCGCCCACGGGGCGACCGCGGTCCATTGTCCGACCTCGAACCTAAAGCTCGCCGCGGGGATCGCCCCCGTCCAGGAGATGCTCCGGGGAGGGGTCAACGTCGCCCTGGGTACAGACGGGGCGGCGTCGGCCGGAGATCTGAACATGATCGAGGAGATGCGGCTCGCCGCCCTGCTCGCCAAGCACCGGGCCCGCGATCCCGGGGCCCTACCCCCCGGGGAGGCCCTGCGCTGCGCCACCACCCGCGGGGCGATCGCCCTTGGCCTGGGGAAGGAACTGGGTACAATCGAGCCTGGACGACGGGCCGATGGTGTGCTCGTCCGCATGAACGGACTCCATGTCTGCCCCGGCTACGACCCGCTCGCGGACCTCGTCTACGCGGCGCAAGGGCTCGATGTCGAGGCGGTGTTCGTGGACGGACGGCCGCTCCTCTTGAAAGGGGAGATCCAGACGCTTGACGTGGACGAGATCAAGGGGCGGTGCCGACAGCTTGCCCGTCGGTTCCGCTAA
- a CDS encoding M16 family metallopeptidase, whose amino-acid sequence MTEIYPGCYRGETASGLTVFAEPMPYLNSVSVGLWVKAGGRDDPPGKEGLAHFLEHMTFKGTERHSAAEIAEEIDVLGGHLNAATTNEYTFYYTEVLAGGLPAALSILEELATIPRLAEDDLARERVVIEEEIRTIEDSPEDVAFQLLHEALWTGGHPLGQPVVGRVASVAGLGLGDLRGFFRSRYAPSQMALVAGGRVVPDELFSLASRFGSAHDPTGTPGRHPPQPGAGVALAERGIQQVHVVVGFPTVPIGSPDRYGIEVLNSLLGGGVSSRLFQRVREELGLVYAVFSATSYHSDAGLLAIYAATEERKLPQVVDLVGGEVDALAHCPPAPSDLSRAIQRLQNAFLLSLDDPSGRMVRLGTAAVLGRTPAAPEDVLRRLGAVAADEIQDLAQRYLVPDRAAWAAVGPSADRLRQLLGRHVGVA is encoded by the coding sequence ATGACCGAGATCTACCCTGGCTGCTACCGGGGGGAGACCGCCTCGGGCCTGACCGTGTTCGCGGAGCCGATGCCGTACCTCAACTCGGTCTCGGTTGGGCTGTGGGTGAAGGCGGGGGGGCGGGATGATCCTCCCGGCAAGGAGGGGCTTGCCCACTTCCTCGAGCACATGACGTTCAAGGGCACGGAGCGCCACAGTGCCGCCGAGATCGCTGAGGAGATCGACGTCCTGGGAGGGCACCTCAACGCGGCGACCACGAACGAGTACACGTTCTACTACACCGAGGTCTTGGCAGGGGGGCTCCCCGCTGCCCTCTCCATCCTCGAGGAGCTCGCTACGATCCCCCGCCTTGCCGAAGACGATCTCGCGCGGGAGCGGGTGGTGATCGAGGAGGAGATCCGCACCATCGAGGACAGCCCGGAGGACGTGGCGTTCCAGCTCCTCCACGAGGCCCTGTGGACGGGGGGGCACCCGCTTGGCCAGCCCGTGGTGGGGAGGGTAGCGTCCGTGGCCGGTCTTGGCCTGGGCGATCTGCGGGGCTTCTTCCGCAGCCGGTATGCCCCTTCCCAGATGGCCCTCGTTGCCGGTGGGAGGGTGGTCCCCGACGAGCTTTTCTCCCTCGCGTCGCGGTTCGGGTCAGCCCATGATCCGACCGGGACGCCGGGGCGCCATCCCCCGCAGCCGGGGGCGGGGGTTGCCCTCGCCGAGCGGGGCATCCAGCAGGTGCACGTCGTGGTGGGGTTTCCCACCGTGCCCATCGGCTCCCCTGACCGGTACGGGATCGAGGTGTTGAACTCCCTCCTCGGGGGAGGGGTCAGCTCCCGGCTCTTCCAGCGCGTGCGGGAGGAACTGGGGCTTGTCTACGCAGTGTTCTCCGCGACGTCGTACCACTCCGATGCGGGCCTGCTCGCCATCTATGCCGCTACGGAAGAGCGGAAGCTCCCTCAGGTCGTGGACCTCGTGGGGGGAGAAGTGGACGCCCTCGCCCACTGTCCGCCTGCGCCTTCGGATCTCTCTCGCGCCATCCAGCGCCTCCAGAACGCATTTCTCCTCAGCCTCGACGATCCCAGTGGGCGCATGGTGAGGTTGGGTACAGCGGCTGTGCTCGGACGAACCCCGGCTGCCCCGGAGGACGTCCTCCGCCGTCTGGGGGCCGTGGCCGCCGACGAAATTCAGGACCTCGCCCAGCGGTACCTCGTCCCGGACAGGGCGGCGTGGGCGGCGGTCGGGCCGTCTGCCGACCGGCTGCGTCAGCTCCTTGGGCGGCACGTGGGGGTGGCCTGA